In a genomic window of Xenopus laevis strain J_2021 chromosome 5S, Xenopus_laevis_v10.1, whole genome shotgun sequence:
- the LOC121394235 gene encoding uncharacterized protein LOC121394235 produces the protein MSYVEEILLETNLHSAKVYFILDCLNMVLTKNYFAFEDAFYWQTQGTSMGAAVAPSYANIFVNCLEKKLFLEKEPYCRYILKYFRFVDDILLIWTGSKADLISMIQEANLSHNTIKFTHECSEVELNFLDVTITINNGVIQTSLYRKSVDKKNLLHVKSFHNPKVKRAIPKGQFMRAKRISSSIEGYVEASNTLTGRFLEKGYRSECIKKAIKEVEPMSRDSLLTTKQNNKVEQRIAFVSTYSQNSDRLEKVIRKYWPLIQSDRQYGRLFADLPLFCYKRGRTLKDLLCPSDTRPKKTKFLGKPRFGTYPCLGCNCCSSIIKGNKINHPTKGYEINIKCHTTCNSTFVVYLLKCPCGMGYVGQTKREVKKRIQEHRGYIRNFKTGTQTDTQVSRHFFECNHNPMQLRWCVLDEIGMDIRGGDRQKKLLQAEGKWIRRLNTLTPNGLNDI, from the coding sequence ATGTCATATGTAGAGGAAATCTTGTTGGAAACAAATCTGCATAGtgcaaaagtatattttatattggaTTGCCTTAACATGGTTTtgacaaaaaattactttgccTTTGAGGATGCCTTTTATTGGCAAACACAAGGCACCTCGATGGGTGCTGCGGTTGCGCCATCGtatgcaaacatttttgtaaactgcttggaaaaaaagttgtttttggaaaaagaaccttattgcagatatattttgaaatatttccgTTTTGTGGATGACATCCTACTTATTTGGACAGGCTCTAAGGCAGACCTTATAAGTATGATACAAGAGGCTAATTTGAGTCACAATACCATAAAATTTACCCATGAGTGCTCAGAAGTTGAACTCAACTTTTTGGATGTTACAATAACTATTAATAATGGTGTGATACAAACTAGCCTCTATAGAAAAtcagttgataaaaaaaatttgttacacGTTAAAAGCTTTCATAACCCCAAAGTGAAAAGAGCAATACCAAAGGGTCAATTTATGAGGGCAAAAAGGATTTCTTCAAGTATAGAGGGATATGTGGAAGCTTCGAACACCTTGACTGGCCGCTTCCTGGAGAAGGGATATAGATCAGAATGTATAAAAAAGGCCATTAAAGAGGTTGAACCTATGTCAAGGGACAGCTTATTgactacaaaacaaaataataaagttgaaCAGAGAATAGCATTCGTGTCCACATATAGCCAAAATAGTGATAGGCTTGAAAAGGTGATCAGAAAGTATTGGCCACTAATACAATCAGACCGACAATATGGTCGGCTTTTTGCAGATTTGCCTCTTTTTTGCTACAAACGTGGTCGTACCCTTAAAGATCTATTATGCCCCTCAGACACCAGACCCAAAAAGACCAAATTTCTTGGTAAACCAAGATTTGGTACATACCCATGTCTAGGATGTAATTGTTGCTCTTCAATAATTAAGGGCAACAAGATTAATCATCCAACAAAGggatatgaaataaatataaaatgtcacacCACATGTAATTCTACATTTGTAGTGTACTTGTTAAAATGTCCGTGTGGCATGGGGTATGTCGGTCAAACGAAAAGAGAAGTGAAAAAGAGGATTCAGGAACATAGAGGTTATATTAGGAACTTTAAAACAGGTACACAAACAGATACGCAGGTTTCTAGACATTTTTTTGAATGTAATCATAACCCAATGCAACTTAGATGGTGTGTACTAGATGAGATTGGGATGGATATCAGAGGTGGAGATAGACAGAAGAAATTACTTCAAGCAGAAGGGAAGTGGATTAGAAGGCTGAATACATTAACCCCTAATGGGCTAAATGATATTTAG